In one window of Skermanella rosea DNA:
- a CDS encoding NAD(P)-dependent oxidoreductase, with translation MSEATRVGFVGLGLMGTGIARNILRKGFPVTVLAHRNRQPLEELLAEGAAEAASAADLARNSDVVIVCVTGTPQVRDVLFRDGGLLEGVHDGLIVIDSSTGDPEFAAEAEAAVQARGGRFMDAPVNRTPKEAAEGRLNVLAGGDAATLEAVRPVLETYSETIHHVGPLGSGYRAKLIHNFIAQGTAVLLAEAFCTAAKVGLDLEAFADLCRLSGAHSRTFDRIIPFVLEGDDSGQKFTLRNAVKDMRSYTRLAESAPTTAFAAQAVHQTYLLATNLGHGDKYVPHLFDVIGQVNGVTVRAR, from the coding sequence ATGAGCGAGGCGACAAGGGTCGGCTTCGTCGGGCTCGGGCTGATGGGCACGGGCATCGCGCGGAACATCCTGCGCAAGGGGTTCCCCGTCACCGTGCTGGCGCACCGCAACCGCCAGCCGCTGGAGGAACTGCTGGCCGAAGGCGCCGCCGAGGCGGCGAGCGCGGCGGACCTGGCGCGCAATTCGGACGTGGTGATCGTCTGCGTCACCGGGACGCCGCAGGTCCGCGACGTGCTGTTCCGGGACGGCGGCCTGCTGGAGGGCGTGCATGACGGCCTGATCGTGATCGACAGCAGCACGGGGGATCCGGAATTCGCGGCCGAGGCCGAGGCCGCCGTCCAGGCGCGCGGCGGGCGCTTCATGGACGCCCCCGTCAACCGGACGCCCAAGGAGGCGGCGGAGGGCCGGCTGAACGTGCTCGCCGGCGGCGACGCCGCGACGCTGGAGGCGGTGCGGCCGGTGCTCGAAACCTATTCCGAGACGATCCACCATGTCGGGCCGCTGGGATCGGGCTACCGGGCGAAGCTGATCCACAACTTCATCGCCCAGGGCACCGCCGTCCTGCTGGCCGAGGCGTTCTGCACCGCCGCCAAGGTCGGGCTGGACCTGGAGGCGTTCGCCGATCTCTGCCGGCTCAGCGGCGCGCACAGCCGCACCTTCGATCGGATCATTCCCTTCGTCCTGGAGGGCGACGATTCCGGCCAGAAGTTCACCCTGCGGAATGCGGTCAAGGACATGCGCTCCTACACCCGCCTCGCGGAATCGGCGCCGACGACCGCCTTCGCGGCGCAGGCGGTCCACCAGACCTACCTTCTTGCCACCAACCTCGGCCACGGCGACAAATACGTGCCTCATCTGTTCGATGTGATCGGGCAAGTGAACGGCGTGACCGTCCGGGCCCGCTGA
- a CDS encoding dihydrodipicolinate synthase family protein yields the protein MTAQGQPRYRGVFPVAPTVFTDSGDLDLDGQRRAIDFMIDAGSHGICILANFSEQFVLTDAERDRVQDAVLEHVAGRVPIIVTTTHFGTAVCAERSRRAQEAGAAMVMIMPPYHGATFRVPEESIFQFYQRVSDAIDIPIMIQDAPVAGTPLSAAFLARMAREIENVSYFKIEVPQAAAKLRTLIELGGDAIEGPWDGEEAITLLADLDAGATGAMTGGGYPDGIRQITDPYEAGRREEAIEAYGRWLPLINYENRQAGLIAAKVLMKEGGVIKSEAVRHPLQPLHPKTRAGLIETARRLDPLVLRWAR from the coding sequence ATGACAGCACAAGGGCAGCCGCGCTACCGGGGCGTATTTCCGGTGGCGCCGACGGTGTTCACGGACTCGGGCGACCTGGACCTGGACGGCCAGCGCCGCGCCATCGACTTCATGATCGACGCCGGTTCCCACGGCATCTGCATCCTGGCGAACTTCTCCGAGCAGTTCGTGCTGACCGACGCCGAGCGCGATCGCGTCCAGGACGCCGTCCTGGAGCATGTCGCCGGCCGCGTTCCGATCATCGTGACGACGACCCACTTCGGCACCGCCGTCTGCGCCGAGCGCAGCCGGCGCGCCCAGGAGGCGGGAGCGGCCATGGTCATGATCATGCCGCCCTACCACGGCGCCACGTTCCGGGTGCCGGAGGAATCGATCTTCCAGTTCTACCAGCGGGTGTCCGACGCGATCGACATCCCGATCATGATCCAGGACGCGCCGGTCGCCGGGACGCCGCTTTCTGCGGCCTTTCTCGCACGGATGGCTCGCGAAATCGAAAACGTTTCCTATTTCAAGATCGAGGTCCCGCAGGCTGCCGCCAAGCTCCGCACGCTGATCGAGCTGGGCGGCGACGCGATCGAGGGGCCTTGGGACGGCGAGGAGGCGATCACGTTGCTCGCCGATCTCGACGCGGGTGCGACCGGCGCGATGACGGGCGGGGGCTATCCGGACGGCATCCGGCAGATCACGGACCCGTACGAGGCCGGCCGCCGCGAGGAGGCGATCGAGGCCTATGGCCGGTGGCTGCCGCTGATCAATTACGAGAACCGCCAAGCCGGCCTGATCGCGGCCAAGGTTCTCATGAAGGAAGGCGGCGTCATCAAGTCCGAAGCGGTCCGCCACCCGCTTCAGCCGCTGCACCCGAAAACCCGCGCCGGGCTGATCGAAACCGCCCGGCGGCTCGACCCGCTCGTCCTCCGCTGGGCACGCTGA
- a CDS encoding aldehyde dehydrogenase (NADP(+)), giving the protein MKITGDMLIGAKSVRGRETTFYAVNPANGEKMEPAFGGGGEAEVREACKLAWAAFDSYRETSLEARATFLETVAQKIMDLGDPLVERASAESGLPRARIEGERGRTVGQLRLFAGVVREGGWIEARIDPALPDRKPLPRPDQRQRHIPLGPVAVFGASNFPLAFSVAGGDTASALAAGCPVIVKAHSAHPGTSELVGRAVQAAVAECGLPEGVFSMVFGAGNSVGTALVSDWRIKAVGFTGSRRGGMALVSVAAARREPIPVYAEMSSINPVFLLPSALSSRTEALGKGYVASLNLGAGQFCTNPGIVLALDGPDLDRFLETAKAEVGNSAASTMLTPGIFAAYDEGVRKLSGNSKVRLLARGQACSGPNQCQTAVFETDAASFLSETDLQEEVFGASSLVIRCPDLETVRTVAEHLEGQLTATVQADEGDLDAARMLLPVLERKAGRVLFNGWPTGVDVSHAMVHGGPFPSTADGRSTSVGTLAIRRFLRPVCYQDVPASLLPEALKDGNPLKLWRRIGGEMGRD; this is encoded by the coding sequence ATGAAAATCACCGGTGACATGCTGATCGGCGCCAAGTCCGTGCGCGGTCGCGAAACCACGTTCTACGCGGTGAACCCCGCCAACGGGGAGAAGATGGAGCCGGCCTTCGGCGGCGGCGGCGAAGCCGAGGTCCGCGAGGCCTGCAAGCTGGCCTGGGCCGCCTTCGACAGCTATCGGGAAACCAGCCTGGAAGCCCGCGCGACCTTCCTGGAGACCGTTGCCCAGAAGATCATGGACCTGGGCGACCCGCTGGTCGAGCGGGCCTCCGCCGAGAGCGGCCTGCCGCGCGCCCGGATCGAGGGCGAGCGCGGCCGAACCGTCGGCCAGCTCCGCCTATTCGCCGGGGTCGTCCGCGAGGGTGGCTGGATCGAGGCCCGCATCGACCCCGCCCTGCCCGACCGCAAGCCCCTGCCGCGCCCCGACCAGCGCCAGCGCCACATACCGCTCGGCCCGGTCGCGGTCTTCGGGGCCAGCAACTTCCCGCTGGCCTTCTCGGTCGCGGGCGGCGACACCGCCTCGGCGCTGGCCGCGGGCTGCCCGGTAATCGTCAAGGCCCACTCGGCCCATCCCGGCACGTCGGAACTGGTCGGCCGGGCCGTCCAGGCGGCGGTCGCGGAGTGCGGCCTGCCCGAGGGCGTCTTCTCCATGGTGTTCGGCGCCGGCAACTCGGTCGGCACCGCCCTGGTCTCGGACTGGCGGATCAAGGCCGTGGGCTTCACCGGATCGCGCCGGGGCGGCATGGCCCTGGTGAGCGTCGCGGCGGCCCGCCGCGAGCCGATCCCTGTCTATGCCGAGATGAGCAGCATCAACCCGGTCTTCCTGCTGCCGTCCGCGCTGTCGTCGCGCACCGAGGCGCTGGGCAAGGGCTATGTCGCCTCCCTCAACCTGGGCGCCGGCCAATTCTGCACCAACCCCGGCATCGTGCTGGCGCTGGACGGCCCGGACCTCGACCGTTTCCTGGAGACGGCCAAGGCGGAAGTGGGCAACAGCGCCGCGTCGACCATGCTGACGCCCGGCATCTTCGCCGCCTATGACGAGGGCGTGCGGAAGCTTTCGGGCAATTCGAAGGTCCGCCTGCTTGCCCGCGGCCAAGCCTGCTCCGGCCCGAACCAGTGCCAGACAGCCGTGTTCGAGACCGACGCCGCCAGCTTCCTGTCCGAGACCGATCTTCAGGAAGAGGTGTTCGGTGCCTCGTCCCTGGTGATCCGCTGCCCGGACCTGGAGACGGTGCGCACCGTCGCGGAGCATCTGGAAGGTCAGCTGACCGCGACGGTCCAGGCCGACGAGGGCGACCTCGACGCCGCCCGGATGCTGCTGCCGGTCCTGGAGCGCAAGGCCGGCCGCGTGCTGTTCAACGGCTGGCCGACCGGCGTGGACGTCAGCCACGCCATGGTCCATGGCGGCCCCTTCCCGTCCACGGCGGACGGCCGCAGCACCTCGGTCGGCACGCTGGCGATCCGTCGCTTCCTGCGCCCGGTCTGCTACCAGGACGTTCCGGCCAGCCTGCTGCCGGAAGCGTTGAAGGACGGCAACCCGCTGAAGCTGTGGCGGCGCATCGGTGGCGAGATGGGTCGCGACTGA